From a region of the bacterium genome:
- a CDS encoding HepT-like ribonuclease domain-containing protein: MTNSGKLAKNLNHFSLKKKQDLFNNLKFLENEFSEIDQIKKITWVEYAQDSFKRKIIERWIENLVMVVLDIAKIVLASEKKNIPQSYRETLKIFTTLYVDSRIAEKFSHFAELRNIIVHEYLDIRWKRIENFIKEGSKLYPLFIEKVKKITAQ, translated from the coding sequence TTGACGAATTCTGGCAAATTAGCCAAAAATCTAAATCACTTCTCCCTGAAGAAAAAGCAAGACTTATTCAATAATCTAAAATTTTTAGAAAATGAATTTAGTGAAATTGACCAAATCAAAAAGATAACGTGGGTTGAGTATGCTCAAGATAGTTTTAAAAGAAAGATAATTGAGAGATGGATAGAGAATTTAGTGATGGTGGTGTTAGATATTGCAAAGATAGTTTTAGCCTCAGAAAAAAAGAATATCCCACAAAGCTATCGGGAAACTTTAAAAATATTTACTACTTTATATGTCGATTCCAGAATTGCCGAAAAATTCTCTCATTTTGCTGAATTAAGAAATATTATCGTGCATGAATATTTAGATATAAGATGGAAAAGAATCGAAAATTTTATTAAAGAAGGCTCAAAATTATATCCATTGTTTATTGAAAAGGTTAAAAAGATAACCGCACAATAG